One window from the genome of Salmo salar chromosome ssa25, Ssal_v3.1, whole genome shotgun sequence encodes:
- the zgc:113337 gene encoding OX-2 membrane glycoprotein isoform X1 — protein MQTMMCVSSLVRCLQLCVSLLMVVRLQGKVTVPERMEAPVELPFTLTCMVSKGRGDSLKQVRWLDVQNKTLLTYEPSQKDSVSGQQHVELAPSPKDTSAITIRRVGFRDEGCYTCIFDLYPSGSQEGRTCLTVTSRVIAEGNKTAMSGKAAVLSCSYGLPEKVQQVLWRHTAEQGDSSEVASYAKRSDPMIEPPYQERAWLTPSHSHSQLSIRPVSVQDEGCYTCEYHTYAERTKSATVCLTVFVLPKPQVSYKNTSPGVIEANCTAVSRPPVEIVWNVERDNRTMGPPVTSQLQQGDGTTLVISTLTVQSGLLKDVSVKCLVHHKGLESPIAVSMNTKIGTALTILISVTTVAALLVISLCFCLWKCFLRKEDESERRK, from the exons CTGCAGG GCAAGGTAACAGTCCCTGAGCGCATGGAGGCCCCAGTGGAGCTCCCCTTCACTCTGACCTGCATGGTGTCTAAGGGGCGTGGGGACAGCCTGAAACAGGTGCGCTGGCTGGATGTCCAGAACAAGACTCTGTTGACCTACGAGCCCAGCCAGAAGGACAGCGTGAGCGGCCAGCAGCATGTAGAGCTGGCCCCCTCCCCGAAGGACACCTCAGCCATCACCATCCGCAGGGTGGGCTTCAGAGACGAGGGCTGCTACACCTGCATCTTTGACCTTTACCCCTCAGGATCGCAGGAGGGACGCACCTGCCTCACCGTCACAT CCCGTGTGATTGCTGAGGGTAACAAGACAGCGATGAGTGGTAAGGCGGCAGTCCTGTCTTGCTCCTATGGCCTGCCAGAGAAGGTACAGCAGGTGCTGTGGAGACATACAGCAGAGCAGGGGGACTCCAGCGAAGTAGCCTCCTATGCCAAGCGCAGCGACCCCATGATCGAGCCGCCCTACCAGGAGAGGGCCTGGCTGACACCCTCCCATTCCCATAGCCAGCTGTCCATCAGACCAGTCAGCGTCCAGGATGAGGGCTGCTACACCTGCGAGTACCACACCTACGCAGAGCGAACCAAGAGCGCTACCGTCTGCCTCACTGTCTTTG TACTGCCTAAACCCCAGGTGAGCTACAAGAACACATCTCCAGGGGTGATCGAGGCCAACTGTACAGCCGTGTCACGGCCCCCGGTGGAGATAGTGTGGAACGTGGAGAGGGACAACCGAACTATGGGTCCCCCTGTGACATCACAGCTCCAGCAGGGGGATGGGACAACCCTGGTCATCAGCACCCTCACTGTCCAATCAGGGCTGTTGAAAGACGTGTCCGTCAAATGCCTGGTCCACCATAAGGGTCTGGAGTCGCCCATCGCTGTGTCTATGAACACCAAGA ttgggACAGCTCTGACCATCTTAATCTCTGTGACCACTGTAGCTGCTCTGCTGGTCATAAGTCTCTGCTTCTGCCTCTGGAAGTGTTTCCTGCGCAAAGAagatg AGTCTGAAAGGAGGAAGTGA
- the zgc:113337 gene encoding OX-2 membrane glycoprotein isoform X3: protein MMCVSSLVRCLQLCVSLLMVVRLQGKVTVPERMEAPVELPFTLTCMVSKGRGDSLKQVRWLDVQNKTLLTYEPSQKDSVSGQQHVELAPSPKDTSAITIRRVGFRDEGCYTCIFDLYPSGSQEGRTCLTVTSRVIAEGNKTAMSGKAAVLSCSYGLPEKVQQVLWRHTAEQGDSSEVASYAKRSDPMIEPPYQERAWLTPSHSHSQLSIRPVSVQDEGCYTCEYHTYAERTKSATVCLTVFVLPKPQVSYKNTSPGVIEANCTAVSRPPVEIVWNVERDNRTMGPPVTSQLQQGDGTTLVISTLTVQSGLLKDVSVKCLVHHKGLESPIAVSMNTKIGTALTILISVTTVAALLVISLCFCLWKCFLRKEDESERRK, encoded by the exons CTGCAGG GCAAGGTAACAGTCCCTGAGCGCATGGAGGCCCCAGTGGAGCTCCCCTTCACTCTGACCTGCATGGTGTCTAAGGGGCGTGGGGACAGCCTGAAACAGGTGCGCTGGCTGGATGTCCAGAACAAGACTCTGTTGACCTACGAGCCCAGCCAGAAGGACAGCGTGAGCGGCCAGCAGCATGTAGAGCTGGCCCCCTCCCCGAAGGACACCTCAGCCATCACCATCCGCAGGGTGGGCTTCAGAGACGAGGGCTGCTACACCTGCATCTTTGACCTTTACCCCTCAGGATCGCAGGAGGGACGCACCTGCCTCACCGTCACAT CCCGTGTGATTGCTGAGGGTAACAAGACAGCGATGAGTGGTAAGGCGGCAGTCCTGTCTTGCTCCTATGGCCTGCCAGAGAAGGTACAGCAGGTGCTGTGGAGACATACAGCAGAGCAGGGGGACTCCAGCGAAGTAGCCTCCTATGCCAAGCGCAGCGACCCCATGATCGAGCCGCCCTACCAGGAGAGGGCCTGGCTGACACCCTCCCATTCCCATAGCCAGCTGTCCATCAGACCAGTCAGCGTCCAGGATGAGGGCTGCTACACCTGCGAGTACCACACCTACGCAGAGCGAACCAAGAGCGCTACCGTCTGCCTCACTGTCTTTG TACTGCCTAAACCCCAGGTGAGCTACAAGAACACATCTCCAGGGGTGATCGAGGCCAACTGTACAGCCGTGTCACGGCCCCCGGTGGAGATAGTGTGGAACGTGGAGAGGGACAACCGAACTATGGGTCCCCCTGTGACATCACAGCTCCAGCAGGGGGATGGGACAACCCTGGTCATCAGCACCCTCACTGTCCAATCAGGGCTGTTGAAAGACGTGTCCGTCAAATGCCTGGTCCACCATAAGGGTCTGGAGTCGCCCATCGCTGTGTCTATGAACACCAAGA ttgggACAGCTCTGACCATCTTAATCTCTGTGACCACTGTAGCTGCTCTGCTGGTCATAAGTCTCTGCTTCTGCCTCTGGAAGTGTTTCCTGCGCAAAGAagatg AGTCTGAAAGGAGGAAGTGA
- the zgc:113337 gene encoding OX-2 membrane glycoprotein isoform X2, which translates to MQTMMCVSSLVRCLQLCVSLLMVVRLQGKVTVPERMEAPVELPFTLTCMVSKGRGDSLKQVRWLDVQNKTLLTYEPSQKDSVSGQQHVELAPSPKDTSAITIRRVGFRDEGCYTCIFDLYPSGSQEGRTCLTVTSRVIAEGNKTAMSGKAAVLSCSYGLPEKVQQVLWRHTAEQGDSSEVASYAKRSDPMIEPPYQERAWLTPSHSHSQLSIRPVSVQDEGCYTCEYHTYAERTKSATVCLTVFVLPKPQVSYKNTSPGVIEANCTAVSRPPVEIVWNVERDNRTMGPPVTSQLQQGDGTTLVISTLTVQSGLLKDVSVKCLVHHKGLESPIAVSMNTKIGTALTILISVTTVAALLVISLCFCLWKCFLRKEDDRV; encoded by the exons CTGCAGG GCAAGGTAACAGTCCCTGAGCGCATGGAGGCCCCAGTGGAGCTCCCCTTCACTCTGACCTGCATGGTGTCTAAGGGGCGTGGGGACAGCCTGAAACAGGTGCGCTGGCTGGATGTCCAGAACAAGACTCTGTTGACCTACGAGCCCAGCCAGAAGGACAGCGTGAGCGGCCAGCAGCATGTAGAGCTGGCCCCCTCCCCGAAGGACACCTCAGCCATCACCATCCGCAGGGTGGGCTTCAGAGACGAGGGCTGCTACACCTGCATCTTTGACCTTTACCCCTCAGGATCGCAGGAGGGACGCACCTGCCTCACCGTCACAT CCCGTGTGATTGCTGAGGGTAACAAGACAGCGATGAGTGGTAAGGCGGCAGTCCTGTCTTGCTCCTATGGCCTGCCAGAGAAGGTACAGCAGGTGCTGTGGAGACATACAGCAGAGCAGGGGGACTCCAGCGAAGTAGCCTCCTATGCCAAGCGCAGCGACCCCATGATCGAGCCGCCCTACCAGGAGAGGGCCTGGCTGACACCCTCCCATTCCCATAGCCAGCTGTCCATCAGACCAGTCAGCGTCCAGGATGAGGGCTGCTACACCTGCGAGTACCACACCTACGCAGAGCGAACCAAGAGCGCTACCGTCTGCCTCACTGTCTTTG TACTGCCTAAACCCCAGGTGAGCTACAAGAACACATCTCCAGGGGTGATCGAGGCCAACTGTACAGCCGTGTCACGGCCCCCGGTGGAGATAGTGTGGAACGTGGAGAGGGACAACCGAACTATGGGTCCCCCTGTGACATCACAGCTCCAGCAGGGGGATGGGACAACCCTGGTCATCAGCACCCTCACTGTCCAATCAGGGCTGTTGAAAGACGTGTCCGTCAAATGCCTGGTCCACCATAAGGGTCTGGAGTCGCCCATCGCTGTGTCTATGAACACCAAGA ttgggACAGCTCTGACCATCTTAATCTCTGTGACCACTGTAGCTGCTCTGCTGGTCATAAGTCTCTGCTTCTGCCTCTGGAAGTGTTTCCTGCGCAAAGAagatg ACAGAGTCTGA